Within the Agromyces atrinae genome, the region GCCCCACCACGTCATGACGAGCGCGACGGCCATGGTGCCCGCGCCCGAGGCGAGGAACTCGACGCTGTCGAATCCGAAGAAGTTGATGAGGTCGTTGACGGGGCCCTGATTGGCGCCGACCGAGACGAAGCTCTTGAAGAGGAGTGCGACGGCGACCGTCGGCAGCACCATGGGGAAGAACACCGCGGTGCGGACGAATGCGGAGCCGCGACGCAGCACGAAGACATAGAGGAGTGCGAGCAGGTAGCCGATGGTGACCTGGCCGGCCGTCGCGAGGACGGCGAAGACGACGCTCACGCCGACCGACTGGAGGGCGGCTCCATCGTTGAAGAACTTCACGAAGTTGTCGACGCCGACGAACTCGAAGCCGCGCAGCGAGTTGCCCTCGAAGAACGAGAGCCCGAGCGACCACGCGACGGGGACGATCTTCAGGAGTACGTAGAGGAGGAGCGCTGGCCCCAGGAGGATGATGATCGTCTTGCGATCACCGAAGACTGACTTCATGTCGGTTCTCTCCGTCGTGGCGCGGCCCGGCCTCCGTCAGGAGACCGGGCCGCGAGGGTTCACTACTTGTTGGCGTCGATGCTGGCCTGGAGGTCCTTCATGTAATCCTCCGGGCTCATCTGTCCGGTGACGAGGAGCGAAACGTTCGTCGACGCGAGCGAGTTGCTCTTCGGGTCGAAGAGCGCCTCGAACCAGAGGACTGTCTCGTCGATGTTGGCGATCGTGTCCTGAACGAGAGCGGTCGTCTCGGGCACGTCGGTGACCTCACCGTTGACCTTGAAGCCCGAGATGACACCCGCGTCCTGCAGTGCCTGCTGGCCGTAGTTCTCGGAGATGCAGGTGAGCCAGTCGGAGACGAGCGGGCCGAACTGCTCGGCCGAGGTGGCCGTCGCGGTTCCGGCGTTGGCCGCCCACTGGTCGATCGAGCCCTTGCCGCCCGACACCGCGGGGAACGGCATGAAGCCGACGTTCTCGGTGCCGATCGTGTTCTGGCCCTCGTCGTTGATGTTCGAGAGCAGCCAGCTGCCGTCGTACTTCATGGCCGACGTTCCCGTGAGGAACGCGTTCGTCGAGGCATCCGGCTCCATGGTCGTGAAGCCCTCACCGAAGTATCCGGCCGAGGCCATGTCGGCGAGCGCCTGCGCACCGGCGAGGTACTCGGGGTCGGTGAGCTTCGCGTCGCCGTCGCGAATGGCCTGCATGGCCTCGGGTCCGACGTTGCGCTGGATGTACATGCCCATGATGCGCGTGAGGGGCCAGCCGGCGGCGCCGGGCTGAGCCATCGGGGTGATGCCCGCGGCCTGCAGCTTGGCACTGGCATCCATCAGCTCGTCCCAGGTCTGGGGCTCCTCGATGCCGTTGTCGGCAAAGATCTGCTTGTTGTACCAGATGCCCTCGACGTTGTACTGGTAGGGCAGCGAGACCATGCCGCCGTAGACGTTCTCGACGGTCGACTTCGCGGCCGGGAGGATGTTGTCGAGAGCGGCGGGCTCGAGCACCTCGTTGTAGTCGACGATGAGGCCGCTCGCGCCGAGGTCGCCGTCGGGGCGGACCTGGGCGGTGCCGGCGACGAAGTGCACGGGGAGCGCACCCTGGCTGGCGAGAAGGGTCATCTTCTGCACGACGTCGGCCTGCGCGACCGACTGGTGCTCGAGGGGAAGGGCTTCGTTCTCAGCGGCACACTGGTTCTCGGCCAGTGCGTCGAGCTGAGCCTTGAGCGTCGGGTTCTCGTTCGGAAGCAGAACGGTGAACGCCTTGGGGTCCTTACCCTCGCCACCACCCGATCCTCCGTCGGAGCCTCCGGCGCATGCAGCGAGCGAGCCGATACTCAGGATGGCGATCCCGGTGGCCAGCAACGTGCGGCGGCTTCGGCGTGAATTCATGGCGTCCTCCTTGACGACTACCGTTTGGTGGTGAACCTACTGGAGTGACAGTAGGCATCCTGGGCTCGTGTGTCAACAGTCAGTAGTGAAATTATATTCACTCGTGACGTTCTGGCCCGGAATTCCGCGCATCTGCACCCCGAAAACGGGTCAAGAATGCGACGCTGATTGAGAGATCGAGCTCGGTGCGACACCCGATGACTGAATCTTCATTCAAGGTTGCGAGATTACTCACCGACCGCTTAGCATGAGGACTCGTTCCGACGACGAAGACGCAGCGAGGAGAGAACGCGCATGAATGCACCGG harbors:
- a CDS encoding carbohydrate ABC transporter permease: MKSVFGDRKTIIILLGPALLLYVLLKIVPVAWSLGLSFFEGNSLRGFEFVGVDNFVKFFNDGAALQSVGVSVVFAVLATAGQVTIGYLLALLYVFVLRRGSAFVRTAVFFPMVLPTVAVALLFKSFVSVGANQGPVNDLINFFGFDSVEFLASGAGTMAVALVMTWWGSMGFYAVLLFTGLLDIPEEVIESARLDGANGLKLVRHIVIPLSLPILLSSLIFSFNSTLKVFDSLLALNGGGPGTQTAPLTLYMYRTAFEYAEYGYGSTIAVILTVLCLVFTLAIFRSSRTKVED
- a CDS encoding ABC transporter substrate-binding protein; translation: MNSRRSRRTLLATGIAILSIGSLAACAGGSDGGSGGGEGKDPKAFTVLLPNENPTLKAQLDALAENQCAAENEALPLEHQSVAQADVVQKMTLLASQGALPVHFVAGTAQVRPDGDLGASGLIVDYNEVLEPAALDNILPAAKSTVENVYGGMVSLPYQYNVEGIWYNKQIFADNGIEEPQTWDELMDASAKLQAAGITPMAQPGAAGWPLTRIMGMYIQRNVGPEAMQAIRDGDAKLTDPEYLAGAQALADMASAGYFGEGFTTMEPDASTNAFLTGTSAMKYDGSWLLSNINDEGQNTIGTENVGFMPFPAVSGGKGSIDQWAANAGTATATSAEQFGPLVSDWLTCISENYGQQALQDAGVISGFKVNGEVTDVPETTALVQDTIANIDETVLWFEALFDPKSNSLASTNVSLLVTGQMSPEDYMKDLQASIDANK